From the genome of Phaeodactylum tricornutum CCAP 1055/1 chromosome 9, whole genome shotgun sequence:
GTTCAAGACCAAGTGGTACAACGACGCGGTACTCTTCCTAACGGGATGTTTCTGTTTCGAACTAGGGGAGCATGAACGCGTAATGCACAAACAACACCACACTTACACCAACCATATTGACAAGGATCCCGAGCTCACTAGCTACTACACACGCGAACAACTCGAGAATCCAGGCTTCCGCAACGTCCCCTTTACGCGATTCGGCTACTTGCGGCAATTTTTTGACATTTTCAACACCTTCAAGTGCCGGGCGGGGCGCATTGTGTTTTCCGCCCTCGGAGTGCCAGTCGACTACAGTGGAACTGGCTGGAGTCTCCGCGACTTCAACTACAGTCGAGAAAGCGGAATTTTGCGTAGATTGCAAATGACCGCCATTGCCCAGCTCGTCTTTTACACGAGCATGATGGGTTTTTTTGGACGCACCCGTCAAGGAGCGGCGGCTCTATTGTTTTGGTGGATTGTCCCGGTATTGATTGGCTACCCGGTCGTCAATTACTTTCGAAATCTTGAACACGCTGACTGCGAAGTGTCCAAACTCAACAACAATTTGCGCAACACGCGGTCGGTCCGCACTAACCTCCTTGTACGACTACTGTTGTGGGATACTAATTTCCACGCTGAGCACCACTGCTATCCGATGGTGCCCTTTTTCAATCTCCACAAACTCAACCAGCTTATGTATGAACACGTGCTGCACAACGAAAAGGATCATTTCACGACGCAGAACTGGCAAGCCTTTAAGCCCGGCGGTTGGATTGATCAACAGTCCAGGCGCATGGCGACCTTTGCTGACAAGAGCGAATAAAAATGGAAACCAGCAGGTGTTTCCGGGATGATTTTTGAATGATGCGGGCGTTCACAACAGACTCCGTACTCAATCGCTAGCTATCGCTATGGCTACTTTACCTACATCTATATTTCCTCCTTTGACGGGCTGGTGCGGCATGCTTCGGCCGACACATTCCGAGCCGGCTTTTTGAACGGCACTTTTTTGCGCAAATCGTAGCGCACGTTCAGTATCTAGTTTTTATATTTTGGTTGAACACTCTTCTTTGTCTACTCttagagagagagagaataCTCTCAGTGCAACTTTGGCTGGATGGAGGCGGCGATTCCCACTGCACTAGTGCATTGGATTACCATGCTAGCTGGTTCTCCCGTACTGGTACATTGCCATCGTAAGCGCAGCCGCATCTGTCGAGTAATGGTGCGGCTGGAATGGAATTCGTTTGCAATTGCATGCGGTTTGCGTGGAGAGGGGAGAGAGGACCTAAAAGAGTTTTTAGAATGGGCTGTCGTTGTACACCAAATTGTCGCGAAGGGTTCATTCCCAACAGATTTTTGTGGCCAGGATTCGAGTCTATTCGCGACGTCGAATCTTCCTTCTATTTTTCGTGGTGACACAATCCCAAGAAGCCTGTAGAACCTTTTCTCTCTAATACTCATTTAAGAGTGACGTGGACCATAGTCGCCTTCCTTCATTCGAGGCAAAGCAGTGCGTGGTGGGACTCCATGACCCCTCCCCTACATCATCGACGGGCATCCGCTGTGGGCACGCTAACGTGCACTGTGGCAGTATATAGTGGTGGATTGGATTTCCTGTTATGGTACCCACACGGAAACCGCTCGATCGAGCCTTTTGTTATCTCGCTCGGTGGAATGAGCTCGGGAACCCGAGTCAGGTTTTAGACGCTGCACCAGCCGCAGAAGGAGCCGTAATTTTCCGTTTCCGGCACGAATTGGTATCGCACGCATTGCCTTGCCTTGCACAACCCCATACACTCCACTAAACTGTTCTTACATTAGTACAATCTTCATAGCATACCACATATCGAGTTGCATCCGCATCTGTTTGCTGCCGGAACGAGGCGCCAGCATTTTTCCTAACTTTGCACCACCACTGTCGAAGACCAGCGATTTTTACCACTCTATATTACAGTCAGTAGACTTTTCGGACGCACAAACCGAGGTGCTAgtccaacaacaacaagaacaatgCCGACACGTCTGTTGACGACATGGACTCCGCGAAGGTTGTGGTGCTTTCTCATGCTGGTATCTACTTTCTTCGGCTTCGACGTTCCCGAAGTgtcggccttttcggtggACAAATCAATCCATCGGCCACTTTTACGGACGCAACTCGGGTTGCAACGATCGAAAACAGCTGCTAATTCACTACTGTCTGGTAGGACATCGTTCCACCGGTATGAAGCTACGCCCAAATCGCTATCCGCCTCCCTATCGAAGAGGTCGTTTCCGCGCACAACTTCCACCACGTGCCTGTTCTCGGTCAAGGACGAAAGTGCCGACACCAAGAGATCGACTACGGATAGCACAACACCATCTCCGCTTCGTCTAGATCCAGCCGACGCACCGCCTTTTACCGTCACTTTGGAATCGCCGGATGGGAATTACAGTTACCGGGATGCGATTGTCCGAACGCTGGGTTGGGTCGGTGCCGCCTGTACCTTTGGTGGAGTCGTGTGGGCCACGATGGGGTCCGAAAGTGGCGCCGAATTCTTCGCGGGCTATTTGATCGAACAATCCCTTTCGGTGGACAATCTCTTTGTATTCTTGCTTCTGTTTGAATACTTTAAAGTGCCCTTGGCCTTTCAAGATCGTGTTTTAAACTGGGGTATTTACGGTGCCATTGTCATGCGTGGCATCATGATTGGTTTGGGGGCGGCTGCGCTGGAACAGTACCACGGGATATTACTCGTATTTGCCGCTATTCTCGTGTACGGATCCGGCAAGTTCTTTTGGGGCCTCGTTACaaacgacgaggacgacgaagtcgaGGAAGATCCCGGTGAAAATACCATTGTCCGCTTCGCCCGCTCTGTGTTTCCGTCCACGGAGGAGTACGACGGCGATCGCTTCTTCACCCAGGTGGATGGCATACGGAAAGCCACGCccttgtttgtttgcatggtggcggtggaaatCAGTGATGTCGTGTTTGCCGTGGATAGTATCCCGGCCGTCTTTGGGGTCACGGAAGTACGTCAAACGTGTGCGGCGAGGGAATATATTAGACCAGCTTTGTTCATCTCGAGATGGAAATACTAACTCGTATCGAATctctttttcttgtcttcCCACCCAGGATCCTATTATTGTGTTTACTTCCAACCTTTTTGCCATTATGGGATTGCGTTCGCTGTACacgattctttcgaaagcgGCAACGGACCTCAAGTACCTGGAACCAGCGGTGGCCCTCGTTCTGGGTTTCATCGGCTGCAAAATGATTGCCGAATACTTTGGCTATGTCATTCCCACCAACGTGGCGCTTTTGGTAGTGGGTTCTCTGCTCGGCACGGGCGTTGGCGCGTCCGTCTACGATAAGCAACAAAGATTGAACACCAACGAGGAAAAAACATAAGGTTGCAAATCTTACCGCCAACCACATTCAACCCAttgtcattgtcgtcgttcAAGTCGAGACGAAGGTTGGGTCACTGTTTGCGGACATCCTCGGAGGAACGGATACGTGGTCTCCTCGCAAGTACTCGTGATCTCGACCGCAAAGTTTCGGTCCCACCATAGACTATTGCCGTACGCGCAGTTGCTTATCTAGCACGATCTATTGCTTTTGTCAAATACTCTACGGGCTTGTTCCAATCCAAATATTTACGTGCGGGAGGCCAGTACACTATTCATTTCCCGCGCGTCCCGCACGCCACGTCCTAGAGTAGGTCCCAGTACAGGTAGGGCATTGGTGTGTGTGCTGGCAATCCGCAggtttttacagttagttagcGTCATTCTGGTACACAAGGTAGAACCCGCAACTGTTCGTAGAAGTGTACTGTCGGTGGGTGCCGATAGAAAACCGGGACTCCACCCCAAAACGACCAGCCCGTGCTTTTCCAGGAGGGGGCCAATGGCGTAACGAGCAAGACATTCGCAAGGTGTCGGTAGAGTTTCATGATCGCTGTCGTAGTACCAAGATCCCTCCCCCGGCCATTGCATTGCGTCTTACAGTAAGATACAGGCACATCCTTGGTtgacggcggcggtggcggctCCGTCGTTGGTGGGTGACCGTGCCGCATTGGTACGGGCGTGACCGCCCGTGTGTgtgctttcctttttcttcctgGTATCCTTCTTGCCGTGGGCTTCTTCCACGGCGTTGTCCACGGGTAGTACGGAAACGTTGACGGGTGTGGGGTGAGTTTTAAAGACGGGTATTTGACAATCTTCCAAAGTCCGCGTGTCCGGCATCAGGTAGCCCTTGCCCATACAAATTAAGCGGACGCGGTCACTGCCGTCGCACGTTGGTAAATCTGTACACACCGTGATGTTACCAACAAAGGGAGAATAATGAATACGACCcaaaaaaaaaaccaaaacaaaatccGCAACGTGAGGATACACTGGTTTGATTCTACATCCAGTCCACGACTGCCGCCGTGCAGGGATTGGCGGTGATGTGGTTGGTGATCACgaacgtgtgtgtgtgtgtgtgtgtgcgaTAGACCACGAGACGTACGTACCGGTGGGCCATACGGAAAGCAGAGCACCTTTGACTTGTCCTACGGTATCGTTAGGTTCACATTCTACCGTAACGGTGAGTCCATCCCGGTTGGCGAACAAAAAGCGGAGCGTAATTTTGTGCGGGTCGTATTGGTAGGGCGGTCTCGATTTTTTGGTACTCGAGACAATGGGATTGGGCGTCGTGTTGGCGTCCGGGACAGAATCGGCGGTTGGTGCCGTCGCAGTGGGCTCTGCGACGGACTCTGGCGAGTCCGACACCGAGGAGACTACGTCGTTGTCTTTTGTACAAGTCTGTATACCGGCAGCGGCACCGTTGCGTTCCGCAGTCGTGCCATTCATCATGGTGAAAACGAGTACGATTATCAATCACAATAGTACGAATACTATCAACCAAGTCCGAAGTCGGATCGAGCCTTGGTCAAACGCAAGTGTGGGTGCAGCAAAATTCGGTGCGTGTGTAAAAAATGTCCCGCAGCGACGAACGTCTCTGTGTGTGTGCTTGCTTTGGTGTATATATATAAATACACGAGAGTGTCTGTTGTATGGAGTAAACgtcggaaacaaaaagacagCAGTACCACAACCAATGGAGGTTTCTCTTCTCCGCCACTGTGCAATCGGGCGTTGGAATATCGGGTTTTCACACGACACACTCGAAATCTCTTTCCGTGAATTCGGAAGTTCCGCTGGGATCCCCCTCACAACCCCATGGTCGTGTGGGTTTGCCACGCCACGACGACGGCTGTGACTCTCgcgctgtcgtcgtcaccgcGCGGTGGGGGCACGCTTCGGAACGACCGGTATCGTGCTAAATCTATCTATCAACTACAGCTTTGTGTACTTCCTTCCGCGAGGGTTCCGTCCCGTGAATTCGTCGACTGCCAGCGAGACAGAACGACGGACACCTTTCACACTCACACTCCGTAGAGAGCAAACGTGCCAAGGGGATCGAGTAGAGTTTCGCGAcgaacacacacacattcCGTGACGACCGTGTGTCGCGTGGGGGAGACAAGAGGGAAGACTCGGTTCGGTACGACGATTGACATTACTTCATCCCATTCAACGGTGATACCCGTACGTACGCTCTAGTATCACGTTCGTGTTCTAGCTACGACAACCCCCACCGTTGGTTCCCACTACCATTTGCTCCTGTTTGGGTCGTCCCCCTTCCATGTTGCATCGTGACTCTACCGAACCAACTCCCACGACGGCATCCACGCCTCGTCCCGTGGTACCCAATTCCGACGCCACGGATGGACGCTGGATGACGCAAGGTCGGTCTCCCCCGACACTCACCGGCAACGGCGGGGCTcccaccaccactaccaccatGCACGCGACCAACACCACCACTCGGTCCCACTACGGCTCCCGTCCCAACACTACCACACCCGTACCGCGTCAATTCCTTCTTCCCGTCGTCTCCGGACACGTCGATACGGCCACGTGGAATGCCGTCACGGCGTGTATCCGGGAGACCTTGCCGCCCTCGCTGCGTGGAGGAAACGTCGGTCCGCACGGACCTTCCACCGTCCATGGACACGTGGACGACGCGACGGTGGAGACGGATCATCCTCCGTCGTCCACGCACGTCACTCCGGAACAAACGCAGTGGCTAACGTTACAATACACGTTGGAGGAACAAATGTTGCAACGGAATGCCTTGCGGGAGAAACTGACTCGTTGGCAAGACGCACGAATCCAAGCGGTGGATGATATACGGACCGAGCGGAAACAAGAACACGAACGTCGACTAAGGGTCTTGGAAGACACGCACCGAACGCGGTACGAGACTGCCGTAGAGACCCGCAAACGTCAGTGGCGGGAAAGTATCGAAACAACCTGTCGagaacaaagaagaaaagaacggGAACGCACGGCACGACTAGCGCAGGAGAACGTTGATACTGATACGAACGAAACGCCCGTATCGGCCGACACGACTGGACACGAAACCAAGGATTCCGAGCCCGGCCCTGAAGAACCCAAAAACGAGGACCCCGTACAGCTCCCTAGCCAAATTGCTCGTGAAAAAGTACAGACTTATCAAACAGAACTGGAAGCACTGCAGGAACaacgcacagaaatgatcTGGTTGCTCAAAAAGGTCATCAAAGCGGAAGAGAAGCAACGAAAAACCAATGAGGAAGGCAAAAAAGTGTTAACGAACATGACCATCACGAAACCAGCCTAATTGCAACGTCAAGCAATGAGTCTAGTATGGGGATCGGGAACTGGGGAAAGAGTGCTGGAAATGATATGTACAGGCTtccgtgtgtgtgtgtgtgtgtgtgtgttttcGTCCGCTGCGTTCGTCTAGAGGGGATAGCACATTGTTTCACAAAAATAAAAGCTCATCTTTAATCACAACAACATATCCAGATGATGTCGTCGTTGGTTGGCAAGCCTTTGCTTGTCTTCCATCTACTGTGGTACCATTCAACTTCGGTAGTCGGCGTTGACGACCACGTACTCGCCGGTCAAGTCGCTGCCGAGAACTATGGCTTCGCCGTCCCCACCGCTGCTCTGGCCAAAGTTGATACCGATTTCGACACACTTTTGGTGCGGCGGGTAATCGGAATGTTCGTCGTACTGCGCCTTTTTCATGTGCGTCGACAATTCTTGCTCCACTTCGTCGCCTTCCAAAACAAATTTGCCGTCGGCAAAGATGACCCGTCCACCCAGCGTGATCATGGTCGTGTCGATGTTTTCGTCATTTTTAAATTTTCCCATGAACGAGCCAATGGCGGCCGCGAGTCGTCCCGTATTGGGGTCGTTCCCGGACACGGCGCATTTGAAAAGCGGCGAATTGACCACGTGCCGTCCCAGTCGCCGGGCTTCGGCGTCCGTGCCGGGAAACTTGAGCACGTGCACCCGCAACACGTGTCCCGTGCCTTCGCCGTTGCGAACAATGTCCTGTGCCAGTCCCTGACAGACCACCCGGAGGGAGTCGCGGAATTCGGCTTCGTCCGTGTTGGAAACGACGTTGGACGCCACCAAGGCGACCGTGTCGCTCGTGGATTCGTCCCCATCGACGGAAATGGAATTGTAGGAACCGTTGACGGCTTCCGTTAACATGGTCTGTAGTGTGGCTTTGGGAATAATCGCATCCGTCATAATGTAGGACAGCATGGTGGCCATGTTGGGTTCAATCATTCCCGCACCTTTAGCGATGCCGACCACCCGAGCCCCGTTGCTCAAGGTTTGGGAGCGCACTTTGGGCCACCGATCGGTGGTACAAATGGCCTTGGCTGCCGCCAGGGCCGACTCCATCTGTAAGGCTTTCGCCGCCTTGGGAACCACGTCGGTTGCCAATTCCTGAGCCGGGAGTCGCCACCCAATCACCCCGGTACTGCTGGGCAATACGGACGACGCACCGTTGGGCAGATCGAGTTCCTGGGCGACCGCGTTACAGACGAGTTCGGCGTTACCGACGCCGTCCCCACCGGCACAGACGTTGGAgaccttgttgttgatgacgagggCGTGTAGGGGACCGCCGTCGGCCAAACGCTGGCGACCAACCTGGATGGGGGCGCCGGGGAACTGTCGACACCCAAGTTGTGTGAGACAAAATACGAAACAGCGGGGATGACCGACCGAAAGGCACCGACTGTGGAGTATGGTTCCGGTGTGCCCTCGTCAGGGTGGTGTGTGTTTTGAAAACTTACCTTATTTTTGGTAAAGACAGCGGCCCAATTTTCGGTGGATCCTTCGGTCAGGTAAATGATAGTCGCCCGAATGGGCAATTTCCCCATGGACGGGGCTTCGGCGGACACGAAGGTTCCGTCGGCGGTACCAATAGCGAATCCTTTGGGCAAGGCACTAACTCGTTCCATATACGCCAGGTAATCTTCCAGACTATCAAAGTCGGGTAGAATGACGGGTGTATCCGTCTGGTCCGAAAGAGTGCTGGGGTCGGTCGTGCCGGGTTCGGACGCCCAAAGGCGGGGAGAAGGCCGGTTTGAGGCCGCGATCATGGACGTGGTGGTGCGCAGCAACGGCGCCGAATGGACCCAGGCAGAAGCCACTGTCGTCGAGACGAGACACAACAAGGCCTTCTTGGTAGACAGCATCCTGGCGACGGGGGTACGTCTTATTGGTGTGTATAGATGGATACGTCGAGGCAGTAGTGGCAATGGAACACCCCTCTGTTTGGGAATCAAGGTTCGGTGCCCGATGTAGTGGATGTTGAGTTACGAAAATTCCACGGATACGCTCACTTTTCTATGTGATTGTGTGCGAGTGTGAGTCTAGTAGCTAGGATCTGGTGACACCTTTCTCGTGTTTGGCGTCTTTCGGTTCTCTCGTTCGGACCTCTTCACGCTTCGGGAGAAACCAACGCGCAACAAGGCCAACTCGCTAGAGCTAGCTTGTACCGTTCCCGATCCGTTTTCCCGTGAGAAGTTCACGGTTCGATCGGATCCAAGATTGTTCGGAcatgtgtgtgtgtgtgtgtgtatacaCACACGGGACCCAAAGGATCTTCGGTGCCAAGATACCGTTCATTCCCCGGCAGAACGGCAAAAATGTGGCAAGATTCCGAATGCTCTTTCCTAATTTTTTTTCGTCTGTCCGTACAACGCTAGGTTGAACTTTTCCGTCCCAAACCTTGGTTTCGTTCCGGCGTTGGATGGGCAAACTCTCCTTCCCACGGTTCGACCCCGTGTGGATCGGCGGTTCACACGGCCCCGTATATATGATACGTGTCCGCAAATCAACACCGGTCGGGACAAACGCACCCACCCACCGTCACGCTCCCTCTCTCTCGTGTGCGTGTATGTGAGTATATTCATACGAAACCGCAACGGTATACATATCCATCCATACACAGTCACTGTCCATTTCCATTCTCCATCTCCCTACCCATCCATCCTTCACTGTCGTAGTCCACTTACCTATTCGATACAAtgatgcaacaacaacaacaacaacaacacgcAGCACAACGACGAGCGGGGGTCGGAACTATCCTACTGTCGCTTTGGTTCGTCCCGGCGGCGACTGCCTTTGCACCCTCCACTCCTCTCGCGTTCCGAACGCAGACACCCGTCGTCACGACTATTGCCAAAGTAGCACGCACGCCTTTGACCTTGTCGGCGGTTGTGGACATTGGTTCGGAAAGTGCCTTTGACCAGACGATTGCCAGTGCGGGTGGGAGTCTCGTCGTGGTCGACTACAGCACCACCTGGTGCGGACCCTGCAAGGTCATTGCTCCCAAGTTTGAAGAACTTTCGGAAAAGTACGGCGACGCCGTCTTTCTCAAGGTCATTGGAGACGCCTCCCCCGACGCGTCCAAACTGATGAAACGGGAAGGCGTCCGCTCCGTACCCAGTTTTCACTACTTCAAAAATGGTGAGAAAGTGGACGTCGTCAACGGTGCCAATGCGGAAGCCATCGAAGCGGCTATTGCCAAACACGGTGCGGAGCGTTAGGATCGGGTGCGACGATGCATGCACGAAACCAATCTACCAAATCAcgcacgcacacacacacaaaaagtAGGAACGTTGCGTAGGATACGGATGCTACGCAATCCACGTAAAAACAGTTCTTAAAGACAATCACGTACACGTACACCACAGTCCCTGTGTTGTGCCGTCTAGCGTAGTGGAGGGATtgtatatgtatatatatatatagtGGTGAGTTGCTCGAGTTTTTCAAGTCGATCCGTCCCCTCGAGAGTCTCGTCGTATGTGTTAGCAAGATAGTCTCAGAGGTAGGACGGAAAGAGAGGGTCTACCCATAGTCGACGTACGTAGTCTGAAGGAACGATGAATCAGTAGATAGCGACAAGCAGGAGGTCTAATGGCAGGCCCGCTGACGGAAGCTACCCAACAGTGAGCTAGGTAGCCTGGTAGGTAGCTACCACGTTCCTGGGAGGAACTACTTGCCCTTGCGAATGCACCACACCGCAGCAACGTAGG
Proteins encoded in this window:
- a CDS encoding predicted protein codes for the protein QFPGAPIQVGRQRLADGGPLHALVINNKVSNVCAGGDGVGNAELVCNAVAQELDLPNGASSVLPSSTGVIGWRLPAQELATDVVPKAAKALQMESALAAAKAICTTDRWPKVRSQTLSNGARVVGIAKGAGMIEPNMATMLSYIMTDAIIPKATLQTMLTEAVNGSYNSISVDGDESTSDTVALVASNVVSNTDEAEFRDSLRVVCQGLAQDIVRNGEGTGHVLRVHVLKFPGTDAEARRLGRHVVNSPLFKCAVSGNDPNTGRLAAAIGSFMGKFKNDENI
- the Trx-f gene encoding thioredoxin f (thioredoxin f, contains bipartite plastid targeting presequence, signal- and transit-peptides predicted at N-terminus with phenylalanine at signal peptide cleavage site), with protein sequence MMQQQQQQQHAAQRRAGVGTILLSLWFVPAATAFAPSTPLAFRTQTPVVTTIAKVARTPLTLSAVVDIGSESAFDQTIASAGGSLVVVDYSTTWCGPCKVIAPKFEELSEKYGDAVFLKVIGDASPDASKLMKREGVRSVPSFHYFKNGEKVDVVNGANAEAIEAAIAKHGAER
- a CDS encoding predicted protein; this encodes VGAACTFGGVVWATMGSESGAEFFAGYLIEQSLSVDNLFVFLLLFEYFKVPLAFQDRVLNWGIYGAIVMRGIMIGLGAAALEQYHGILLVFAAILVYGSGKFFWGLVTNDEDDEVEEDPGENTIVRFARSVFPSTEEYDGDRFFTQVDGIRKATPLFVCMVAVEISDVVFAVDSIPAVFGVTEDPIIVFTSNLFAIMGLRSLYTILSKAATDLKYLEPAVALVLGFIGCKMIAEYFGYVIPTNVALLVVGSLLGTGVGASVYDKQQRLNTNEEKT
- a CDS encoding predicted protein — translated: MLHRDSTEPTPTTASTPRPVVPNSDATDGRWMTQGRSPPTLTGNGGAPTTTTTMHATNTTTRSHYGSRPNTTTPVPRQFLLPVVSGHVDTATWNAVTACIRETLPPSLRGGNVGPHGPSTVHGHVDDATVETDHPPSSTHVTPEQTQWLTLQYTLEEQMLQRNALREKLTRWQDARIQAVDDIRTERKQEHERRLRVLEDTHRTRYETAVETRKRQWRESIETTCREQRRKERERTARLAQENVDTDTNETPVSADTTGHETKDSEPGPEEPKNEDPVQLPSQIAREKVQTYQTELEALQEQRTEMIWLLKKVIKAEEKQRKTNEEGKKVLTNMTITKPA
- a CDS encoding predicted protein, producing the protein MMNGTTAERNGAAAGIQTCTKDNDVVSSVSDSPESVAEPTATAPTADSVPDANTTPNPIVSSTKKSRPPYQYDPHKITLRFLFANRDGLTVTVECEPNDTVGQVKGALLSVWPTDLPTCDGSDRVRLICMGKGYLMPDTRTLEDCQIPVFKTHPTPVNVSVLPVDNAVEEAHGKKDTRKKKESTHTGGHARTNAARSPTNDGAATAAVNQGCACILL
- a CDS encoding predicted protein → MPPNARPSATLFYDDSTTPEVPSSARHGSNLGLKNAIAEMLDKHADTDGLSKISSDNEDWTDVKHSERKKRDRILDDGVLIGLMKKSDYQGFKRLAINLTIMAATAFAIHRLNVLPALIIRQSPWTVSQLATFVPLYFFYGFQFQCFAFAGQHEFLHRNAFKTKWYNDAVLFLTGCFCFELGEHERVMHKQHHTYTNHIDKDPELTSYYTREQLENPGFRNVPFTRFGYLRQFFDIFNTFKCRAGRIVFSALGVPVDYSGTGWSLRDFNYSRESGILRRLQMTAIAQLVFYTSMMGFFGRTRQGAAALLFWWIVPVLIGYPVVNYFRNLEHADCEVSKLNNNLRNTRSVRTNLLVRLLLWDTNFHAEHHCYPMVPFFNLHKLNQLMYEHVLHNEKDHFTTQNWQAFKPGGWIDQQSRRMATFADKSE